The Ziziphus jujuba cultivar Dongzao chromosome 7, ASM3175591v1 genome includes a region encoding these proteins:
- the LOC107423418 gene encoding probable indole-3-pyruvate monooxygenase YUCCA11, producing MEEVEVIIVGAGPAGVATSACLNRLKITNLVLEKEDCCGSLWKKRAYDRLKLHLAKQFCELPYMPYPQGTAKYIPRNGFIQYLDNYVSHFGISPRYHREVQSAFYDSKMEKWCVMAKNTTSNVQEVYCGKFLVVATGENSEGYIPKIRGLDTFKGDFMHSSLYENGKAFRDKEVLVIGSGNSGMEIAYDLTNHKAKTSICARSPVHVLTKEIVFIGMFLLTSGFPLLLVDIIVVILSMLRHGNLSKYGFQRPRKGPFYIKQITGRTPTIDVGCVDKIKTGEVKVFPSIDGIEGNQIKFENGMVNHFDAIIFATGYKSTVNCWLKDENIFFNENGMPKPKFPNHWKGENGLYSAGFSGRGLFGVSNDAQNIANDIFFALNKRKRRI from the exons ATGGAGGAAGTAGAAGTTATCATAGTTGGAGCCGGCCCTGCTGGTGTGGCAACTTCTGCATGCCTAAACCGTCTGAAAATCACGAACTTAGTGCTTGAGAAAGAAGATTGCTGTGGTTCTCTTTGGAAGAAAAGGGCATATGACCGTCTCAAACTTCACTTGGCAAAGCAATTTTGCGAGCTTCCCTATATGCCTTACCCTCAAGGTACCGCTAAATACATCCCGAGAAATGGCTTTATCCAATATTTGGATAACTACGTATCTCATTTTGGGATAAGCCCCAGATATCACCGTGAGGTGCAGTCTGCTTTCTATGATTCGAAGATGGAGAAATGGTGTGTGATGGCGAAGAACACCACGTCGAATGTGCAAGAAGTTTACTGTGGCAAGTTCCTTGTGGTGGCAACGGGTGAGAATAGTGAAGGCTATATTCCTAAGATTAGAGGATTGGATACCTTCAAAGGGGATTTCATGCATTCAAGCTTGTATGAAAATGGTAAGGCGTTTAGAGATAAGGAAGTCTTGGTTATTGGCAGTGGCAATTCTGGCATGGAGATTGCTTATGACTTGACCAACCACAAAGCAAAGACCTCCATTTGTGCTCGTAGCCCG GTTCATGTTCTCACAAAGGAAATTGTGTTCATAGGCATGTTTCTTCTGACATCCGGCTTTCCGTTATTGTTAGTTGACATAATTGTTGTGATTCTAAGCATGTTGAGGCATGGCAATTTATCCAAATATGGGTTTCAAAGGCCAAGAAAAGGACCGTTTTATATTAAGCAAATAACTGGTCGAACCCCCACTATTGATGTTGGCTGTGTAGACAAGATCAAAACAGGAGAAGTCAAG GTTTTCCCATCAATAGATGGCATAGAAGGAAACCAAATCAAATTCGAGAATGGCATGGTGAATCACTTCGATGCTATAATCTTTGCTACTGGCTATAAAAGCACTGTGAATTGCTGGCTaaag GATGAAAACATATTCTTTAATGAAAATGGAATGCCCAAACCAAAATTCCCAAATCACTGGAAAGGGGAAAATGGACTTTACTCGGCTGGATTCTCAGGCAGAGGCCTATTTGGCGTTTCAAATGATGCACAAAATATAGCCAATGATATTTTCTTTGCTCTCAACAAACGCAAGAGAAGAATTTAA